Proteins from a genomic interval of Sphingobacterium sp. SYP-B4668:
- the hisB gene encoding bifunctional histidinol-phosphatase/imidazoleglycerol-phosphate dehydratase HisB, translating into MPNLIKKVLFIDRDGTLILEPEDEQIDSFSKLKFYPGALQYLPRIAKELDFELILVSNQDGLGTDAHPEANFWPVHQFILDTFAGEGVVFEREHIDRTFPHENAPTRKPGIGMLLEYFDPSKYDLQRSFVIGDRINDVKLAQNLGAKSIWLRANDQLGALENLEVNPEVIALESTDWKSIYEFLKLGTRSAEHIRKTNETDIYIHLNLDGSGKSKIDTGLPFFDHMLDQIARHGALDLTIKAKGDLHIDEHHTIEDTGIALGEIFLNVLGDKRGIERYSYTLPMDDCLAQVALDFGGRNWIVWDAEFKREKIGDMPTEMFFHFFKSFSDASKSNLNIKAEGDNEHHKIEAIFKAFAKSIKKAVRRDADNMQLPSTKGVL; encoded by the coding sequence ATGCCTAACCTTATTAAAAAAGTATTGTTTATCGATCGTGACGGGACATTGATACTCGAACCCGAAGATGAACAAATCGATTCCTTTTCCAAACTGAAATTCTATCCAGGGGCTTTGCAGTACCTACCACGTATCGCGAAGGAATTGGATTTTGAGCTGATTCTAGTTTCCAATCAAGATGGTCTAGGCACCGATGCCCATCCAGAGGCCAATTTTTGGCCCGTACACCAATTTATCTTAGATACATTTGCTGGGGAAGGCGTTGTCTTTGAGAGAGAGCATATCGATCGTACTTTTCCACACGAAAACGCGCCCACACGTAAACCTGGCATTGGAATGTTACTTGAATATTTTGACCCGTCAAAATATGATTTGCAACGCTCTTTCGTTATAGGTGACCGTATCAATGATGTCAAACTGGCCCAGAATTTAGGTGCCAAATCAATTTGGTTGCGCGCCAATGATCAACTCGGGGCACTCGAGAATCTAGAAGTAAACCCTGAGGTCATTGCACTTGAATCCACTGATTGGAAGTCAATCTATGAGTTTCTAAAATTAGGGACCCGCAGTGCCGAGCATATCCGCAAGACCAATGAAACCGATATTTATATCCACCTTAACCTAGACGGTTCGGGTAAATCCAAGATCGATACCGGATTACCCTTTTTTGATCATATGCTTGACCAAATAGCGAGACACGGTGCGTTGGATTTGACCATCAAAGCCAAAGGAGATTTGCATATTGATGAACATCATACCATTGAAGATACTGGGATAGCACTTGGAGAGATATTTTTAAACGTATTAGGAGATAAGCGTGGCATTGAACGCTATTCTTATACCCTACCTATGGATGATTGCCTTGCTCAAGTCGCGCTAGACTTTGGCGGACGTAATTGGATAGTTTGGGACGCTGAATTTAAGCGCGAAAAAATAGGCGATATGCCTACCGAGATGTTTTTCCACTTCTTCAAGTCCTTTTCTGATGCCTCCAAATCCAATTTGAATATCAAGGCTGAGGGAGATAATGAACATCATAAAATTGAAGCCATCTTCAAAGCCTTTGCCAAATCTATAAAAAAAGCCGTGCGACGGGATGCCGATAATATGCAACTGCCCAGTACTAAAGGCGTTTTATAG
- the hisH gene encoding imidazole glycerol phosphate synthase subunit HisH: MIGIINYGAGNIFSLTAALNRVGLSYMMVNKPDEIDHCDRIIIPGVGHAGAAMTKLRESGLADCIAHITKPVLGICVGMQLLTAYSEEGDVNLLDIVPIKTLHFSGRIDQKVPHMGWNSISPQKESPLFSNIEDNAYFYFVHSYFIEYHEDYTIAKCDYGTSFSAAMAKSNFYGVQFHPEKSGKAGEQLLMNFSKIN; encoded by the coding sequence ATGATTGGAATTATCAACTACGGTGCAGGCAATATTTTTTCTTTAACTGCAGCGCTTAATCGAGTCGGTCTATCTTATATGATGGTGAATAAACCTGATGAGATCGATCATTGCGATAGAATTATTATCCCAGGTGTGGGGCATGCCGGAGCAGCTATGACAAAGCTGCGTGAATCGGGACTTGCCGACTGCATAGCGCATATAACCAAACCTGTATTGGGTATATGCGTAGGTATGCAACTGCTTACCGCCTATTCAGAAGAAGGTGATGTCAATCTATTAGATATTGTCCCCATTAAAACCTTACATTTTAGCGGACGTATTGATCAAAAGGTACCCCATATGGGTTGGAATAGCATTTCACCCCAGAAAGAAAGTCCGCTTTTTAGCAATATAGAAGATAATGCGTACTTTTACTTCGTGCATTCGTATTTTATTGAATATCATGAGGATTACACGATTGCAAAGTGTGATTATGGCACATCTTTCTCGGCTGCGATGGCCAAGAGCAATTTTTACGGCGTACAATTCCATCCTGAAAAATCAGGAAAGGCGGGAGAACAGTTACTAATGAATTTTTCAAAAATAAACTAG
- a CDS encoding 1-(5-phosphoribosyl)-5-[(5-phosphoribosylamino)methylideneamino]imidazole-4-carboxamide isomerase — MYIIPAIDVLDKKVVRLREGNYDDVTTYDISLEDQIEKYRANGTELVHIIDLNGAKGDFSNQEYLFDIIRKTEMKIQYGGGVRSIEKVKELIDAGIFRVIVGTQAITNPEFLEELSVLNEGKVKYADHIVIAIDVLDEVIKYSGWLESSPIKLIEYIDKCLALGFYRFLCTDISKDGKLGGAGVELYQKLLDHSPIIKLIGSGGISSMQDIQVLSDLGRMESCVVGKAIYENRITIEEIQDWNLKSLIRF; from the coding sequence ATGTATATTATACCAGCAATCGATGTATTAGACAAAAAAGTAGTTCGTCTGCGTGAAGGAAATTATGATGATGTAACGACTTACGATATCAGTCTTGAAGATCAGATTGAAAAATATCGTGCGAACGGGACTGAACTGGTTCATATCATTGACCTAAATGGAGCTAAAGGGGATTTTAGCAATCAAGAATATCTATTTGACATTATCCGCAAGACTGAAATGAAAATCCAGTATGGTGGTGGTGTACGTAGTATCGAAAAAGTGAAGGAGCTGATTGATGCAGGGATATTTCGGGTTATCGTCGGTACACAAGCCATTACTAACCCTGAGTTTCTGGAAGAACTTAGTGTGCTGAACGAAGGGAAAGTAAAATATGCAGACCACATCGTCATTGCGATTGATGTCTTAGACGAAGTTATCAAATATTCTGGATGGCTGGAAAGCTCTCCTATCAAGCTTATCGAATATATTGATAAATGCTTGGCTTTAGGCTTCTACCGCTTTCTGTGTACAGATATTAGCAAAGATGGCAAGTTGGGCGGTGCGGGAGTAGAATTATATCAAAAGTTACTTGATCACTCTCCCATTATCAAATTGATTGGATCTGGAGGCATCAGCTCTATGCAAGATATACAAGTCCTAAGCGATCTAGGTCGGATGGAGTCATGTGTCGTAGGTAAAGCTATTTATGAAAATAGAATTACGATTGAAGAAATACAAGATTGGAACCTAAAGTCGTTAATCCGTTTTTAA
- the hisF gene encoding imidazole glycerol phosphate synthase subunit HisF: protein MLAKRIIPCLDVKDGRTVKGVNFVDLRDAGDPVELAYAYSEQGADELVFLDITATHEERKTTIDLVSAVARQVNIPFTIGGGINEIRDAEILLNAGADKISINSAAVRNPNLIDQMAAAFGAQFVVVAIDTRHIAGQNFVHLSGGRIQTELQTEKWVLEAQERGAGEILLTSMDHDGTKNGFDNILLKKINDSIRIPLIASGGAGAQQHFVDVFQETNVDAALAASVFHYGEILIPELKATLRHNGIIVR, encoded by the coding sequence ATGCTTGCAAAACGCATAATTCCTTGTTTGGATGTCAAAGACGGACGGACAGTCAAGGGAGTAAACTTTGTTGATTTACGCGACGCCGGCGACCCGGTTGAGTTGGCCTATGCCTATTCCGAGCAAGGAGCAGATGAATTGGTCTTTCTCGATATTACGGCAACCCATGAGGAGCGCAAGACTACTATTGATTTAGTAAGTGCCGTTGCCAGGCAGGTCAATATTCCATTTACTATTGGTGGTGGCATCAATGAAATAAGAGATGCCGAAATTCTATTGAATGCTGGAGCAGATAAGATTTCAATAAATTCTGCAGCAGTGCGCAATCCTAATTTGATCGATCAAATGGCTGCGGCATTTGGTGCACAGTTTGTTGTCGTAGCTATTGATACTAGACACATTGCCGGGCAAAATTTTGTTCATTTGAGCGGTGGTCGTATTCAGACCGAGTTACAAACCGAAAAATGGGTACTCGAAGCGCAAGAGCGTGGGGCAGGTGAGATTCTCTTAACATCGATGGATCATGATGGCACAAAGAATGGATTTGATAATATTCTTTTAAAGAAAATCAACGATTCTATACGTATCCCGTTGATTGCCTCGGGAGGAGCAGGAGCACAGCAGCACTTTGTAGACGTATTTCAAGAGACCAATGTTGATGCAGCTCTGGCGGCTTCCGTATTCCACTATGGTGAAATATTAATCCCAGAATTGAAAGCAACACTCCGCCATAACGGTATCATTGTACGATGA
- the hisIE gene encoding bifunctional phosphoribosyl-AMP cyclohydrolase/phosphoribosyl-ATP diphosphatase HisIE: MLDFSKSEGLIPVIVQDSQTLEVLMLGYMNEEAWSKTQAEGKVTFFSRSKNRLWTKGEESGNFLHVVGYHVDCDQDTLLIKASPQGPTCHTGSRSCFGTQYGQNFLFELERIVHNRYEHPTDESYVNRLRSRGINKIAQKVGEEAVETVIAALKETDKEFIDETSDLLFHLIVLLREKGFSLETIAKNLESRHQ, from the coding sequence ATGTTAGATTTTTCAAAAAGCGAGGGACTTATTCCTGTAATTGTCCAAGATTCGCAGACATTAGAAGTCCTAATGTTGGGATATATGAATGAAGAAGCCTGGTCCAAGACACAAGCAGAGGGCAAGGTGACCTTCTTTTCAAGGAGCAAGAACCGGCTTTGGACTAAAGGGGAGGAGAGTGGAAATTTTCTACACGTTGTAGGCTACCATGTAGATTGTGACCAAGACACTTTGCTAATCAAGGCTAGTCCGCAAGGACCTACCTGCCATACGGGGAGTAGAAGTTGCTTTGGTACCCAATATGGACAGAATTTTCTCTTTGAATTAGAGCGTATCGTACACAATCGCTATGAGCATCCAACCGACGAATCCTATGTCAACAGGTTGAGAAGTAGGGGAATTAATAAAATCGCTCAGAAAGTAGGGGAGGAAGCTGTCGAGACTGTTATTGCTGCCCTCAAAGAGACTGACAAAGAATTTATAGATGAAACCTCCGACTTATTGTTTCATCTAATTGTATTGTTGCGAGAAAAAGGGTTTTCGTTGGAGACTATCGCCAAAAACCTCGAAAGTAGACACCAGTAA
- a CDS encoding WD40 repeat domain-containing protein, translating into MDNLSVELISTLKGHQNPVFTLENGFFANTLFSGGNDKGVVEWDLETSTFKRILCSVNSSVYSLHLIPETSYLAIGLREGLIMIVDVENQKLVVKLNVANGAVFDIKTLVSKRELIAVGEDGFAYVWCLDNFSLLYQFRIAPTLVRTISISPDERQLAFGSKDGSVHLYDALEYHLIASAAVHTHPVTSLAFDPNGQRLLSGGRDAKLVGWNTHDLSEQLSFIPHMFTVYGIHFHPVHPLFATVSRDKTFKIWDKHTYALLRIVGRDKGFDSHHLSINVGIWTPDGTRFITAGDDKVVRVWEVTI; encoded by the coding sequence ATGGACAATCTTTCAGTTGAACTCATATCCACCCTTAAGGGCCATCAAAATCCTGTCTTTACATTAGAGAACGGTTTTTTTGCCAATACTTTATTTTCCGGAGGGAATGACAAAGGTGTTGTGGAGTGGGATCTGGAGACATCCACCTTCAAAAGGATTCTCTGTTCTGTAAATTCGTCTGTATACAGCCTACATCTTATTCCAGAGACTTCCTATTTGGCAATAGGACTTCGTGAAGGGCTTATCATGATCGTTGATGTCGAAAATCAAAAATTGGTTGTAAAATTGAACGTAGCGAACGGAGCTGTTTTTGACATCAAGACATTGGTATCTAAAAGAGAATTGATTGCTGTTGGTGAAGATGGATTTGCTTATGTATGGTGCTTGGATAATTTTTCATTGCTATATCAATTCCGAATTGCTCCCACACTTGTTCGCACTATTTCCATATCGCCCGATGAGCGACAATTAGCATTTGGAAGTAAAGACGGAAGTGTGCACCTCTATGATGCCTTAGAATATCATTTAATCGCATCAGCAGCCGTTCATACGCATCCTGTGACCTCCTTAGCGTTCGATCCCAATGGTCAGAGATTATTGTCGGGCGGGCGTGATGCCAAATTGGTCGGTTGGAATACCCATGACCTTTCCGAGCAGCTTTCTTTCATTCCACACATGTTTACGGTATATGGTATTCACTTTCACCCCGTACATCCTCTATTCGCAACCGTAAGTCGAGACAAGACCTTTAAGATTTGGGATAAGCATACCTATGCATTGCTACGCATCGTTGGCCGTGATAAAGGATTTGATAGCCATCACCTTTCCATCAACGTGGGGATTTGGACCCCAGACGGCACCCGTTTTATTACAGCTGGGGATGACAAGGTTGTTCGCGTGTGGGAAGTGACAATATAA
- a CDS encoding DUF2339 domain-containing protein, whose product MEYLGFILLVIVIFSIIKAGRQLNSLNDGLHKFQEHQFELQQKIDQIAKKLDELERSPNEVRPLVDTLPTNPPPIPNSAVGQIPVIQPMSESLPVEAEPDQVESYEVPEPISTSPFPPEPIASTITEPVSHIHNVIEEPPLNWFQKFRQSNPDLEKFIGENLINKIGILILVLGISFFVKFAIDRDWINEAGRVGIGVLSGGLLMGVAHFLRRRFAAFSSVFVAGAISVFYLMIGIAFHDYHLFSQPVAFGIMVLITVFSILISLLYNRQELAILSIIGGFAVPFMVSTGQGNYHVLFSYLSILNVGMLSISYFKRWNWVNFVAFAATYLIYSGWYFQVDFAKEVSYAGAFGYVTLFFLLFSLAFIINNVRFKNRFTKWELIIVLANTFLYFSFGLAILSQWNSGYNGLFTLILAIYNLLFAVTIYKKYKLSEEIVYLLIGLTLLFAVVTIPIQFKGHYITAFWACQAVILLWLAMKSRFTIFYLFAIILQVLVVISLLIDWTIDYSVTDPLMYIGLNEIFLTGLLVVASYFVASRLLRDSNEVVNFGYGIHFNPAIYRKITANIAIALSYLVLILEVSYQASNRMSNDGSVMACVTLAHFAFASVLIYFGKRFGTSKLTKPLAHILILVNIVAYIVLLHKIPFMETIGRLNQIENSYIAFILHYLILFCLIFQIYHISIDTILNSSSLYYRHKLLIWPLVFVLVFIASVEISVHTLSFSATFDIYHTRENMVFKVMFPVAWGILSFIFLILGIKKDWRELRIVALSLLGITILTRHHHP is encoded by the coding sequence ATGGAATACTTGGGGTTTATCTTACTTGTTATTGTTATCTTTTCTATTATAAAGGCGGGAAGACAATTAAACAGCCTGAACGATGGCCTGCATAAATTTCAAGAACATCAGTTTGAACTTCAGCAAAAGATAGATCAAATCGCTAAGAAACTGGATGAACTGGAAAGGTCACCTAATGAAGTTAGGCCTTTGGTCGATACACTCCCTACCAATCCTCCTCCTATTCCTAATAGTGCTGTTGGTCAAATACCCGTAATTCAACCAATGTCCGAATCACTACCTGTAGAGGCTGAGCCAGACCAAGTCGAATCTTACGAAGTACCAGAGCCGATTAGCACTTCCCCTTTCCCGCCTGAACCTATAGCTTCCACTATTACCGAGCCAGTATCTCATATCCACAATGTCATTGAAGAACCCCCTTTAAATTGGTTTCAGAAATTTAGACAAAGCAATCCCGACCTTGAAAAGTTTATTGGCGAAAACCTCATTAATAAAATCGGAATATTGATTTTGGTATTGGGTATCAGTTTCTTTGTTAAGTTCGCTATTGATCGAGATTGGATCAATGAAGCTGGCCGTGTAGGGATAGGCGTATTATCTGGTGGTCTTCTCATGGGAGTTGCACATTTTTTACGACGTAGATTTGCGGCTTTTAGTTCCGTTTTCGTTGCTGGTGCTATCAGTGTATTCTATCTGATGATTGGTATTGCCTTTCATGATTATCATTTATTCAGTCAGCCAGTCGCCTTTGGTATAATGGTCCTAATCACTGTATTTAGCATCCTCATATCGTTGCTTTACAACCGACAGGAACTAGCTATTCTATCCATTATTGGTGGATTTGCGGTGCCATTTATGGTCAGTACAGGACAGGGTAATTATCACGTACTATTCAGCTACCTCTCTATTTTGAATGTCGGTATGTTGAGCATTTCCTACTTTAAAAGATGGAATTGGGTCAATTTTGTGGCCTTTGCTGCTACCTATCTCATATACAGTGGATGGTATTTCCAAGTAGATTTTGCAAAAGAAGTTAGCTATGCCGGAGCATTCGGATACGTCACCCTCTTCTTTCTTCTTTTTAGCCTCGCATTCATCATTAACAATGTTCGGTTCAAAAATAGATTTACGAAGTGGGAGCTCATCATTGTCCTGGCAAACACATTTCTTTATTTCAGTTTTGGACTCGCTATACTATCCCAATGGAATTCAGGATACAACGGATTGTTTACATTGATACTCGCTATATACAACCTGCTGTTCGCGGTCACCATTTATAAAAAATATAAATTGAGCGAGGAGATCGTATATCTTTTGATTGGTTTGACATTGTTATTTGCAGTCGTCACCATTCCTATCCAATTCAAAGGACATTATATTACCGCATTCTGGGCCTGCCAAGCCGTCATATTATTGTGGCTGGCCATGAAATCTAGATTTACGATTTTTTACTTATTTGCCATTATTTTGCAGGTCTTGGTCGTTATCAGTTTGCTGATAGATTGGACAATAGACTACAGTGTGACAGATCCCTTGATGTACATAGGCCTAAATGAAATCTTTTTAACAGGCTTGCTTGTGGTTGCATCTTATTTTGTGGCATCTAGACTTTTAAGAGATTCGAATGAAGTTGTCAATTTTGGATATGGTATTCATTTCAATCCAGCAATATATCGGAAGATTACCGCTAATATAGCCATAGCTTTGAGCTATCTTGTGTTGATTCTCGAAGTTTCCTATCAAGCCTCTAATCGAATGTCTAATGATGGGTCGGTCATGGCATGCGTTACATTAGCACATTTTGCGTTTGCTAGCGTTTTAATCTATTTCGGGAAGAGATTTGGTACTTCTAAATTGACAAAACCACTGGCGCATATCTTGATCCTAGTCAATATTGTAGCCTACATAGTGTTGCTCCACAAAATTCCATTTATGGAAACGATAGGCCGATTGAATCAAATTGAAAATAGCTATATCGCCTTTATCTTACATTATCTTATTCTATTCTGTCTGATATTTCAAATCTATCATATTAGCATAGACACTATCTTAAATTCCTCGAGCCTATACTATCGGCACAAATTGTTGATATGGCCGCTTGTATTCGTTCTCGTATTTATTGCTAGTGTCGAGATTAGTGTCCATACGTTGTCATTCTCCGCCACCTTTGATATTTATCATACAAGAGAGAATATGGTCTTTAAAGTCATGTTTCCTGTAGCTTGGGGAATTCTTTCGTTTATATTTTTAATTCTTGGAATCAAGAAAGATTGGCGGGAGTTACGCATCGTTGCACTATCCTTACTCGGCATCACCATCCTTACTCGGCATCACCATCCTTAA
- a CDS encoding DUF3999 family protein, whose translation MKRLISIFLCTICAMVQIYGQQYSASLEGNKQTGYFRLEIPQPIRSLIGNDIAKARIWDREGRETPFVKYITTIADHKFVPLNIVRKEIIPDSVTTLVVKNEKQQTWTGLWLRVANSNSRKQYTLTGSNDSLDWFSLSEDQVLENLTGHHQTFKEQEISFPLNNYKYLKISIQDKGTNPLNVMAIGRYDNVVSSTVYHTINGGKLDVGIKDKNSILRVQLPHPQVVDKVTLHISSPRLYKRNASVFVKKRVQVRRNKVEEQFVEIGQYELTPNNTTLELPSLFVKDFYIHIENMDSPPLQVDNFSLRQKPLTLVTHLSEGEQYAIVVDSSFKLPDYDLALFKLQANHELPILKVNKLTRVEPQLKDAQQDEQRVKLGNILLWGGLIIAVILVCYFAISFFRDMERK comes from the coding sequence ATGAAAAGATTAATTAGCATATTTTTATGTACCATTTGCGCTATGGTCCAGATATATGGTCAGCAGTACAGTGCCTCTCTAGAGGGCAATAAGCAGACTGGATATTTTCGGCTTGAGATTCCCCAGCCTATTCGCTCATTGATTGGCAACGACATTGCTAAAGCTCGGATTTGGGATCGCGAGGGACGGGAGACCCCCTTTGTCAAATATATAACAACTATTGCTGACCACAAGTTCGTCCCACTTAATATAGTTCGTAAAGAGATAATTCCCGATAGTGTCACTACGCTCGTTGTCAAAAATGAAAAACAACAGACTTGGACAGGATTATGGCTAAGGGTGGCCAATAGTAATAGTAGGAAGCAATATACTCTAACCGGTAGTAACGATTCTCTTGATTGGTTCAGTCTTTCGGAAGATCAGGTCTTAGAAAATCTAACAGGACATCATCAGACTTTCAAAGAGCAGGAGATTAGTTTTCCACTGAATAACTACAAATATCTTAAAATAAGTATTCAGGACAAAGGCACTAATCCGCTCAATGTAATGGCAATCGGCCGATATGATAATGTTGTCTCCTCTACGGTTTATCATACCATTAATGGAGGTAAACTGGATGTTGGAATCAAAGACAAGAACTCTATTCTTCGCGTTCAATTGCCCCATCCACAAGTCGTAGATAAGGTGACTCTTCATATTTCCAGCCCTAGATTATACAAACGCAATGCATCAGTTTTCGTAAAAAAACGCGTGCAGGTGCGACGGAATAAGGTAGAAGAGCAGTTCGTCGAAATCGGGCAATATGAGCTAACTCCCAATAATACCACATTGGAGTTACCTAGTCTATTTGTTAAAGATTTTTATATCCATATTGAGAATATGGATAGTCCCCCTCTACAAGTAGATAATTTTTCTTTAAGGCAGAAACCATTGACACTCGTGACCCACCTGTCGGAGGGAGAGCAGTATGCTATAGTGGTTGATTCCTCTTTTAAACTGCCCGATTATGACCTGGCATTGTTTAAACTCCAAGCCAATCATGAACTCCCAATATTGAAGGTTAATAAATTGACTCGTGTAGAGCCGCAACTTAAGGATGCTCAGCAAGATGAACAGCGCGTCAAATTAGGGAATATCTTGTTATGGGGAGGGCTAATAATAGCAGTTATATTGGTTTGTTACTTTGCCATCAGCTTCTTCAGAGATATGGAAAGGAAGTAA
- a CDS encoding GAF domain-containing protein — translation MAEDLHILTGNKTEQYKGLIPQIEALLNGESNLIANLANISAALKEQFGFFWVGFYLVDGDELVLGPFQGPVACTRIKKGKGVCGKAWQLDETLIVPDVEAFPGHIACSSLSKSEIVLPLRKDGRVIGVLDIDSDSLDSFDKEDAIHLEKILSFI, via the coding sequence ATGGCAGAAGATTTACATATACTAACGGGTAATAAAACGGAACAATATAAAGGGTTAATCCCGCAGATAGAAGCTTTGCTAAATGGCGAATCAAATCTGATTGCAAATCTGGCCAACATTAGTGCAGCATTGAAGGAGCAATTTGGTTTCTTTTGGGTAGGCTTTTATCTTGTTGACGGGGATGAATTAGTATTGGGCCCTTTTCAAGGCCCAGTGGCGTGCACGCGTATCAAAAAAGGAAAAGGAGTATGCGGTAAAGCATGGCAGCTGGATGAAACGCTGATTGTACCAGATGTAGAAGCATTCCCCGGCCACATTGCATGCAGCTCTCTGTCCAAATCGGAAATTGTTCTTCCATTACGTAAAGACGGCCGTGTGATAGGTGTGCTGGATATCGATAGTGATTCCCTAGACTCATTTGACAAGGAAGATGCTATTCACTTAGAAAAGATACTGTCGTTTATCTAG